In Pseudophryne corroboree isolate aPseCor3 chromosome 3, aPseCor3.hap2, whole genome shotgun sequence, a genomic segment contains:
- the LOC135057946 gene encoding transmembrane protein 238-like — protein sequence MSQPRRLLGRCPVLFLLAVCFDVLGLSLILTGIFATVQLDGRSFGDFIIYGGGILLFFSLLLWLGWYSFNLEVSMEELVRDIPAPPKRGNLVQLARKFSERFSKRERRKGATKGSSAPHSLPKQPLPLTPSVFISNLGLSSPLQPPGFPQTPWELSSVSSLFGHMETVGVQVVVDRLV from the coding sequence ATGtctcagcccaggaggctgcttggCCGCTGCCCGGTGCTGTTTTTGCTAGCGGTGTGTTTCGATGTCCTGGGGCTCAGCCTGATCCTGACGGGGATCTTCGCCACCGTACAGCTGGACGGCCGGAGCTTTGGGGACTTCATCATCTACGGGGGCGGCATCCTCCTCTTCTTCAGCCTTCTCTTGTGGCTGGGCTGGTACTCCTTCAACCTGGAGGTCTCCATGGAGGAGCTGGTGAGAGACATCCCTGCGCCCCCCAAACGAGGCAACCTGGTGCAGCTGGCCAGAAAGTTCTCCGAGAGGTTCTCAAAGAGAGAGCGAAGGAAAGGGGCGACCAAGGGCTCCTCGGCTCCTCACAGCCTGCCCAAGCAGCCTCTACCTCTCACCCCTTCTGTGTTCATCAGTAACCTTGGGCTCAGCAGCCCGCTGCAACCGCCGGGATTCCCGCAGACACCATGGGAGCTGAGCAGTGTTAGTAGTCTGTTTGGGCACATGGAGACAGTGGGAGTGCAAGTGGTGGTGGACAGACTGGTGTAA